Proteins co-encoded in one Montipora capricornis isolate CH-2021 chromosome 12, ASM3666992v2, whole genome shotgun sequence genomic window:
- the LOC138027170 gene encoding tolloid-like protein 2, giving the protein MVVSPHTFLFVKLNVSFSWLPFFASYRAIIPGCFRPPTGITLESSNDTRKSIIPPSYGTPLKTCLWKFRKPPSFSVDYAVRLTFDSFRPVSSSDCREEYIEIRDGDVFDNSTLIGKFCGTRRPPMVVSSHNYVFVKLSVSISWMPFRAWFRAIITENSPGKCSINSSFLHNNNLQLDSSSWGVIRSPSYLSNIQCTWKITAPSGKRLRLSFQDYGRSSSFCLSGDYVEVREGPFWWQDDSNGLKCSTYNFSSITSSARHLVVQFRSESTWNYTGFEARYTVLSPGSADSSELCLPGNPNNNNLKIAGEKGNLKSPLEYYPPDLDCNWLITAPVGNTVKLTFNRFRLDPISTCGDYVQIIDGESGVILEQYCPSRSPYPIESTSRYLRVRFVSDSYGIPDQYEGFYATFEAIESSSSSAITIAVTVSAAVFIIVVTVAVVVVKRKRALNRESVDTRLSPVATATLANAGHSAHVDEEANRQTPQTLHEPADDSHPIPTVDPIRPPATNPQYEIPPPEYPYPQTPPPPYPGQGEVLQYPPTGESYPWLMSQ; this is encoded by the exons GTTGTTTTCGGCCACCTACTGGTATCACTCTCGAGAGTTCAAATGACACGAGGAAATCGATAATACCACCCTCCTACGGGACGCCCCTGAAGACCTGCTTATGGAAGTTCAGGAAACCACCTTCATTCTCCGTTGATTACGCAGTCAGACTTACCTTTGATTCATTCCGTCCAGTATCCTCTTCCGATTGCAGAGAAGAATATATCGAGATCCGCGATGGGGACGTTTTCGACAATAGCACCCTGATTGGAAAATTTTGTGGTACCAGACGCCCACCAATGGTGGTGTCGAGCCACAACTATGTTTTTGTTAAACTATCCGTTTCCATTTCGTGGATGCCATTCCGTGCCTGGTTCAGAGCAATTATAACTG AAAACTCTCCAGGCAAGTGCTCGATTAACAGCTCATTTCTACATAACAACAACTTGCAACTGGACAGCTCTTCTTGGGGAGTAATCCGGAGCCCCTCTTACCTTTCAAATATTCAGTGCACTTGGAAAATCACGGCACCGAGTGGCAAGAGGCTCAGGCTGTCCTTTCAGGATTACGGACGTTCTAGCAGCTTTTGCCTTTCTGGTGATTATGTGGAAGTGCGCGAGGGACCCTTTTGGTGGCAAGATGACAGCAACGGCTTGAAGTGCAGTACTTATAATTTTTCCTCCATCACTTCAAGTGCTCGACACCTTGTGGTCCAATTCAGGTCTGAATCAACGTGGAACTATACGGGATTTGAGGCACGGTACACAGTTTTGAGTCCGGGAT CTGCCGACTCGAGTGAGTTATGTCTCCCAGGTAACCCAAACAATAACAACTTGAAGATAGCCGGTGAAAAAGGGAATCTGAAGTCACCACTTGAGTATTACCCACCAGACTTAGATTGTAACTGGCTTATCACTGCGCCTGTTGGAAATACCGTTAAGCTCACATTCAACAGATTTCGATTGGACCCTATATCGACTTGTGGAGATTACGTTCAAATTATCGATGGGGAGTCTGGAGTAATATTGGAACAATATTGTCCTTCTCGATCACCATACCCCATTGAATCGACTAGCCGGTACTTACGTGTGAGATTTGTGTCCGACTCTTATGGAATTCCAGATCAATATGAAGGATTCTACGCTACATTTGAAGCTATAGAATCAAGCA GTTCTTCAGCGATAACGATCGCCGTTACTGTGAGCGCAGCAGTTTTCATAATTGTTGTTACTGTCGCTGTAGTGGTTGTCAAAAGGAAAAGAGCTTTAAACCGCGAGTCTGTTGACACTAGATTGTCACCAGTGGCAACGGCTACTTTAGCAAATGCAGGTCATTCGGCCCATGTTGATGAAGAGGCAAACCGACAAACTCCACAGACGTTGCACGAGCCCGCAGATGACAGCCATCCAATACCCACAGTGGATCCTATCCGTCCACCAGCAACAAACCCGCAATATGAAATTCCCCCACCAGAGTACCCATATCCTCAAACCCCACCACCACCCTACCCTGGACAAGGAGAAGTTCTACAGTATCCACCCACAGGAGAATCGTATCCGTGGTTGATGAGTCAATAA
- the LOC138025327 gene encoding melanocyte-stimulating hormone receptor-like, with protein MTGLLEPTLYCSEELTEGIISHLICLAVFNIVFSITALVGNSLIFVALQKDTSLHPPSKVLLRNLAASDCFVGLLQPLFATYLLSLVHQRWQLCVYTFIICTITASMLVEVSFLTIAAISVDRLLAILLGLRYMQVVTLNRVYVVVITFWFFPIVGVVVGFYSHNAWEIFTVSKLIISLIASIYCYIRIFARLHRHGIQVQDNAQVSTNRTISLNITPYRKTVYSALWVKLALGLCYLPYLFAAPFLYPKIRMRQASGFYFFMLEAFISLTFFNSSLNPVLYCWKIKEVRRAMKDTLRELCCLRND; from the coding sequence ATGACTGGACTGCTTGAGCCAACACTGTATTGCTCGGAAGAACTAACTGAAGGTATAATCAGCCATTTGATATGTCTTGCAGTGTTCAACAttgttttttccataactgcACTTGTGGGAAATTCTCTGATCTTCGTCGCCCTTCAAAAGGATACCTCGCTTCATCCGCCTTCCAAAGTATTGCTTCGCAATCTGGCTGCAAGTGATTGCTTTGTTGGCCTCCTTCAACCACTTTTTGCTACTTACTTGTTGTCTTTGGTGCATCAACGATGGCAGTTGTGTGTCTACACCTTTATCATATGCACTATAACAGCCTCTATGTTAGTTGAAGTGTCGTTCTTAACAATAGCTGCCATAAGCGTGGACAGACTTCTGGCTATCTTGTTAGGACTCAGGTACATGCAAGTTGTAACCCTCAATCGAGTATATGTAGTTGTTATTACCTTTTGGTTTTTTCCAATTGTCGGCGTTGTTGTTGGGTTTTACAGTCACAATGCATGGGAaattttcacggtctccaaactGATAATCTCCCTGATAGCATCCATCTATTGCTATATACGAATTTTTGCCAGGCTGCATCGCCATGGAATTCAAGTTCAAGACAATGCCCAGGTTTCAACGAACCGAACAATTTCACTGAATATAACACCATACAGAAAGACAGTGTATAGTGCATTGTGGGTGAAGCTGGCATTGGGACTTTGTTATTTGCCATATTTATTTGCAGCACCATTCCTTTATCCAAAAATCCGAATGAGACAAGCTTCaggtttttacttttttatgttGGAGGCCTTCATAAGTCTCACCTTTTTCAATTCATCGTTAAATCCAGTTCTCTATTGCTGGAAGATCAAAGAAGTGAGACGAGCCATGAAAGACACGTTGAGAGAGCTGTGTTGTTTACGGAATGATTAG